In one Nostoc sp. KVJ3 genomic region, the following are encoded:
- the hemB gene encoding porphobilinogen synthase, with translation MFPTHRPRRLRTHPQLRRMVRETVLTTNDLIYPLFAVPGEGIANEVKSMPGVYQLSVDKIVEEAKEVYDLGIPSIILFGIPADKDVDATGAWHDCGIVQKAATAVKSAVPDLIVIADTCLCEYTSHGHCGYLQVGDLTGRVLNDPTLELLKKTAVSQAKAGADIIAPSGMMDGFVQAIRVGLDEAGFQDTPILSYAAKYASGYYGPFRDAADSTPQFGDRRTYQMDPGNAREAIKEIELDIAEGADMLMVKPALAYMDIIWRVKEASNLPVAAYNVSGEYAMVKAAALNGWIDEERVVMETLTGFKRAGADLILTYHAKDAARWLK, from the coding sequence ATGTTTCCTACACATCGCCCCCGTCGTCTGCGTACCCATCCTCAACTGCGCCGGATGGTTCGTGAAACTGTTTTAACAACAAATGATTTAATCTACCCATTATTTGCTGTACCGGGTGAGGGAATTGCTAATGAGGTGAAATCTATGCCCGGAGTCTACCAACTTTCGGTAGATAAAATTGTCGAGGAGGCAAAAGAAGTTTATGACTTAGGAATTCCTTCTATTATTTTATTTGGTATTCCGGCTGATAAAGATGTCGATGCCACAGGCGCTTGGCATGATTGCGGTATCGTCCAAAAAGCTGCAACGGCGGTAAAATCAGCAGTGCCAGATTTGATTGTAATTGCTGATACTTGTTTGTGTGAATACACCAGTCACGGTCATTGTGGTTATCTGCAAGTTGGTGATTTAACTGGACGAGTTTTAAATGACCCAACTTTGGAATTGCTGAAGAAAACAGCAGTTTCTCAAGCGAAAGCTGGTGCGGATATCATCGCGCCTTCAGGGATGATGGATGGGTTTGTCCAAGCAATTCGTGTCGGTTTGGATGAAGCAGGATTTCAAGACACGCCGATTTTGTCTTATGCTGCTAAATATGCTTCGGGTTATTATGGCCCATTTCGGGATGCAGCCGACTCGACACCGCAATTTGGGGATAGAAGAACTTACCAAATGGATCCAGGTAATGCCCGCGAAGCAATCAAAGAGATTGAATTGGATATCGCCGAAGGTGCTGATATGCTCATGGTTAAGCCAGCCTTGGCATACATGGATATTATCTGGCGCGTGAAGGAAGCGAGTAACTTACCAGTTGCGGCTTACAATGTTTCTGGTGAGTATGCGATGGTAAAAGCTGCTGCTCTCAATGGTTGGATTGATGAGGAGCGAGTAGTTATGGAAACTTTAACTGGATTTAAACGCGCTGGTGCAGATTTGATTTTGACTTATCATGCCAAAGATGCGGCGCGATGGTTGAAGTAG
- a CDS encoding GNAT family N-acetyltransferase: protein MNESQIQFSEQLRCAASDRKSEIDLYQLQELLNVSAFWAKGRSIEDLGIAIANSEPVITIRDSDRLIGFGRATSDGIYRATIWDVVIHPEYQHGGLGSKLVETILSHPRMRRVERIYLMTTHQQGFYEKIGFQTNTSTTMVLHNLANRALLPVTEVQLQELLGG from the coding sequence ATGAACGAGTCTCAGATTCAATTTAGCGAACAGCTCCGCTGCGCTGCAAGCGATCGCAAGTCTGAAATTGATCTTTACCAACTCCAAGAACTGTTAAACGTTTCAGCTTTCTGGGCAAAGGGACGCAGTATTGAAGATTTAGGTATAGCCATTGCCAACAGTGAACCAGTTATTACTATCAGGGATAGCGATCGACTAATTGGCTTTGGTAGAGCAACGTCTGATGGCATATATCGCGCCACAATTTGGGATGTTGTAATTCATCCAGAATATCAACATGGTGGGCTAGGAAGTAAGTTAGTCGAAACCATTTTGAGTCATCCTCGGATGAGGCGGGTTGAGCGCATTTACCTAATGACTACTCACCAACAGGGTTTCTATGAAAAGATTGGGTTTCAAACAAACACCTCCACTACAATGGTGCTACATAACCTAGCTAACCGTGCTTTGCTTCCTGTTACAGAAGTTCAACTTCAGGAATTATTAGGGGGATAG
- the prfC gene encoding peptide chain release factor 3 translates to MSTELQSELIQAVELRRNFAIISHPDAGKTTLTEKLLLYGGAIHEAGAVKARRAQRKATSDWMAMEQQRGISITSTVLQFEYQNCQINLLDTPGHQDFSEDTYRTLAAADNAVMLIDAAKGLEPQTRKLFEVCKLRGIPIFTFINKLDRPGREPLELLDEIEQELGLQTYAVNWPIGMGDRFKGVFDRHKQQIHLFERSAHGSREARDTIVELGDPKIEDQLEQSLYYQLKNDLELLEGVGPELDLQLIHEGKMTPVFFGSAMTNFGVELFLKYFLDYALKPGSHISSVGEVAPTYPEFSGFVFKLQANMDPKHRDRVAFIRVCTGKFEKDMMVNHARIGKLIRLSRPQKLFAQERESIDVAYPGDVIGLNNPGVFAIGDTIYTGQKLEYEGIPYFSPELFASLRNPNPSKSKQFQKGVAELREEGAVQIMYSTDEAKRDPILAAVGQLQFEVVQFRLQNEYGVETILDVLPYSVARWVEGGWEALEKVGRIFNTTTVKDSMGRPVLLFRNEWNCQQLLGDHPELKLSAIAPVFSSQQPVEE, encoded by the coding sequence ATGTCTACTGAACTTCAGTCTGAACTTATTCAAGCAGTTGAACTTCGCCGCAACTTTGCGATTATATCTCACCCCGATGCGGGTAAAACGACACTAACAGAAAAGCTACTGCTCTACGGAGGTGCGATTCACGAAGCTGGGGCGGTTAAGGCGCGACGGGCACAGCGTAAGGCTACCTCTGACTGGATGGCGATGGAGCAACAACGGGGTATTTCTATTACCTCTACGGTGTTGCAATTTGAATACCAGAACTGTCAAATAAATTTATTAGACACTCCTGGACACCAAGATTTCAGTGAAGATACTTATCGTACCCTCGCTGCCGCCGATAATGCAGTAATGTTAATTGATGCGGCAAAAGGTTTGGAACCCCAAACCCGTAAATTGTTTGAAGTGTGTAAGTTGCGGGGTATCCCGATTTTTACATTTATCAACAAGCTCGATCGCCCCGGTAGGGAACCTCTGGAACTGTTGGATGAAATTGAGCAAGAATTGGGATTGCAAACTTATGCAGTCAACTGGCCCATTGGGATGGGCGATCGCTTTAAAGGTGTTTTTGACCGACATAAGCAACAAATTCACCTGTTTGAACGCAGCGCCCACGGCAGTCGAGAAGCCCGCGATACCATAGTGGAATTAGGCGATCCGAAAATAGAAGATCAGCTAGAACAAAGCTTATATTACCAACTGAAAAACGATCTAGAACTCCTAGAAGGGGTTGGGCCAGAGTTAGATTTACAGTTGATACACGAAGGCAAAATGACACCCGTGTTCTTTGGGAGCGCCATGACTAACTTTGGGGTAGAGTTATTCCTCAAGTATTTCCTCGACTATGCCCTGAAACCCGGTTCCCATATCAGCAGTGTTGGCGAAGTTGCCCCTACATACCCAGAGTTTTCGGGATTTGTCTTCAAACTGCAAGCGAATATGGATCCGAAACACCGCGATCGCGTTGCATTTATCCGGGTCTGTACTGGTAAGTTTGAAAAAGATATGATGGTGAATCACGCTCGCATTGGTAAACTCATCCGTCTATCTCGCCCGCAAAAACTCTTTGCTCAAGAGCGGGAATCCATTGATGTGGCTTATCCTGGCGATGTGATCGGTTTAAATAATCCCGGTGTTTTTGCGATCGGGGATACAATTTACACGGGACAAAAGCTCGAATATGAAGGAATTCCGTATTTTTCGCCAGAACTGTTTGCATCTCTGAGGAATCCCAACCCCTCGAAGTCTAAACAATTCCAAAAAGGCGTTGCGGAATTGCGCGAAGAAGGGGCTGTGCAAATTATGTATTCAACTGATGAAGCCAAGCGCGATCCAATTTTGGCGGCGGTGGGTCAGTTGCAATTTGAAGTAGTGCAGTTTCGCTTACAAAATGAGTATGGTGTAGAAACCATATTAGATGTATTGCCCTACAGTGTCGCCCGTTGGGTTGAAGGTGGTTGGGAAGCATTAGAAAAGGTGGGACGAATATTCAATACCACTACAGTTAAAGACAGCATGGGACGACCCGTATTGCTATTCCGCAATGAATGGAATTGTCAACAGCTACTGGGCGACCATCCAGAGTTAAAATTAAGCGCGATCGCTCCAGTTTTTTCTAGTCAACAACCAGTGGAGGAATAA
- the secF gene encoding protein translocase subunit SecF, translating into MKFSVIKRRNFWWAISAALMMISIVAMLISWQQLGAPLRPSLDFIGGTRLQFERDCTQPDKCTQPINISDVREVVDAEKLNNSSIQVVGKNQQGISVRTKTLNVEQRTQLQTALSEKLGAFDPKATQIDTVGPTLGRQLFTQGLLALVVSFAGIVIYLSVRFQVDYAVIAILALFHDVLITLGVFSILGLVAGIEVDSLFVVAVLTITGFSVTDTVVIYDRIREILNLHPNDHIDKVIDDAINQTLTRSINTTLTVLLTLFSLFLFGGETLRNFALALIVGFTMGAYSSIFIASTLLALWRERKSQSQVVENAESIDTSASSQDS; encoded by the coding sequence ATGAAATTTAGTGTCATCAAACGCCGTAACTTTTGGTGGGCGATTTCTGCCGCCTTGATGATGATTAGCATCGTGGCGATGCTGATTTCTTGGCAACAATTAGGCGCACCGCTACGTCCTAGTTTAGATTTTATTGGTGGTACGCGACTACAATTTGAACGCGATTGTACGCAACCAGACAAATGCACTCAACCGATTAATATCTCTGATGTCAGGGAAGTAGTTGACGCTGAAAAGTTAAATAATAGTAGCATCCAAGTTGTTGGTAAAAACCAACAGGGAATATCCGTTCGCACCAAGACATTAAATGTTGAGCAACGCACCCAGTTGCAAACAGCTTTGAGTGAAAAACTTGGAGCCTTTGACCCAAAAGCTACTCAAATTGACACCGTTGGCCCAACACTTGGCCGTCAGCTATTTACCCAAGGGTTATTAGCTCTGGTTGTCTCCTTTGCTGGGATTGTGATTTATTTGAGTGTTCGGTTTCAGGTGGACTATGCCGTAATCGCAATTCTTGCCTTATTCCATGATGTTTTGATTACGCTTGGTGTTTTCTCCATCTTGGGATTAGTCGCAGGGATTGAAGTTGATAGCCTTTTCGTCGTTGCTGTTTTAACTATTACAGGTTTCTCAGTGACAGATACCGTAGTCATCTACGATCGCATTCGCGAAATACTGAATCTCCATCCTAACGACCACATTGACAAAGTTATTGATGATGCCATCAATCAAACTTTAACGCGGTCAATTAATACCACGTTAACCGTTTTGCTAACATTGTTTTCCCTATTCCTATTTGGCGGCGAAACCTTGAGAAACTTCGCCCTTGCCTTAATTGTTGGATTCACAATGGGGGCATATTCAAGTATTTTCATCGCTAGTACTCTCCTGGCTTTGTGGCGAGAACGCAAGAGTCAATCCCAGGTGGTAGAGAATGCAGAGTCAATTGATACATCTGCTAGCTCTCAGGATAGTTAA
- a CDS encoding sensor histidine kinase, producing MNWSNWIYLGVGLALGINFRRLFMRSPKVSSSSSPVAPLEQEDVSPISQQLQQTQLAYQMAREMSQFKAGFLARTSHELRSPLNGLIGLHQLILSDLCEDPAEEREFIAQAHERTLKLLKLMDEIITVARTEHGTNQLDIQPIQLTQVLEEVHNLTYMLAANRNFPLQLLPADPEIYVLADYLWLRQILIGLIDTAITQMEEGSICISSSTIPTNNFVNIWLDVPTHAITWSEPIDLIESENHLGQIYQKNAVLSPGMRLLVNQTLVEVMGGKLEILPSSIAQESHQDITRIQISIPLIIPEVELL from the coding sequence ATGAATTGGAGCAACTGGATATATCTAGGAGTAGGACTAGCACTAGGTATAAATTTTCGTCGGTTATTTATGCGATCGCCAAAGGTTTCATCTAGCTCATCCCCTGTAGCGCCATTAGAGCAAGAGGATGTGTCACCGATATCACAACAGCTACAGCAAACGCAGCTGGCATATCAAATGGCAAGGGAAATGAGCCAGTTTAAAGCGGGTTTTTTAGCGCGGACTAGTCATGAATTGCGATCGCCACTTAATGGTTTGATTGGCTTGCATCAGTTAATTTTGTCCGATTTGTGTGAAGATCCAGCTGAAGAACGAGAATTTATTGCCCAAGCTCACGAGCGAACCCTAAAGTTGCTCAAGTTGATGGATGAAATTATCACCGTTGCTAGAACGGAACACGGTACTAATCAATTAGATATTCAGCCCATACAGTTAACCCAAGTTTTAGAAGAGGTTCATAACTTAACTTATATGCTGGCGGCTAATCGAAATTTTCCCTTGCAATTGTTACCCGCCGATCCAGAAATTTATGTTTTGGCAGATTACCTCTGGCTCCGCCAAATATTAATCGGTTTAATAGACACTGCTATTACTCAAATGGAGGAAGGCAGTATCTGTATTTCCAGCAGCACCATACCTACAAATAATTTTGTAAATATTTGGCTGGATGTACCAACCCATGCAATAACCTGGAGCGAGCCGATTGATTTGATCGAATCTGAAAATCACCTTGGCCAGATTTACCAAAAGAACGCCGTTCTCTCCCCAGGAATGAGGCTATTAGTCAATCAAACTTTAGTGGAAGTGATGGGAGGAAAGTTAGAAATTCTGCCTTCGAGCATTGCTCAGGAATCACATCAGGACATTACCAGAATACAAATTTCTATCCCCCTAATAATTCCTGAAGTTGAACTTCTGTAA
- the secD gene encoding protein translocase subunit SecD, which produces MQRQRSLLILILVMIIAAITVIATIPIPLGLDLRGGSQLTIQVKPSPEIPKITERELEGVKKVVEGRINGLGVSEPVIQTVSSDKILVQLPGVNDPEQAERVLGGTAQLEFRTQKPNTETQLFAFQASRAELKVKQEELRKSTDKAAIAKNQEDLQKNNQAIAELFESTNPPLVGKYLKDAYGEPTQGNNWHVTIRFDQKGGELFANLTKNLAGTGRSIGVFLDNELISAPTVGIEFAAAGISGGSAVITGRFTAQQANDLGVQLRGGALPVPVEIVENRTVGATLGKDSIQRSIYAGIGGLLLVLVFMLVYYRLPGLIADFSLIIYALLTYATFALLGITLTLPGIAGFILSIGMAVDANVLIFERTREELRAGKTLYRSVESGFYRAWSSILDSHVTSLISCAALFWLGAGLVKGFALTLALGLGVNLFTAITCSRTLLFLTLGFPNLRKPELFCPNLSTSIKSGAEVQS; this is translated from the coding sequence ATGCAAAGACAGCGATCGCTATTAATTTTGATTTTAGTTATGATAATCGCCGCAATAACGGTGATTGCGACAATTCCGATACCCCTGGGACTGGACTTGCGGGGAGGTTCACAGCTAACAATTCAGGTGAAACCATCACCAGAAATCCCTAAAATCACCGAACGCGAATTGGAAGGTGTAAAGAAAGTTGTCGAAGGTCGGATTAATGGTTTGGGTGTTTCGGAGCCAGTGATCCAAACAGTCAGTTCCGATAAAATATTGGTACAATTACCAGGGGTCAACGATCCAGAACAAGCGGAACGAGTGCTAGGGGGAACGGCGCAGTTAGAATTTCGTACCCAAAAACCGAATACAGAAACTCAACTGTTTGCTTTCCAAGCATCTAGAGCCGAATTGAAAGTCAAGCAAGAAGAGTTGAGAAAGAGTACTGATAAAGCAGCAATTGCTAAGAATCAAGAAGATTTACAAAAAAATAATCAAGCGATCGCAGAATTGTTTGAAAGCACCAATCCACCGCTAGTTGGCAAATACCTCAAGGATGCATACGGTGAACCCACTCAAGGTAACAACTGGCACGTTACTATTCGCTTCGACCAAAAGGGTGGTGAACTATTTGCCAATTTGACCAAAAATCTTGCCGGGACTGGGCGAAGCATTGGCGTTTTTCTCGACAATGAACTAATCAGCGCCCCAACTGTCGGTATAGAATTTGCAGCCGCAGGTATTAGCGGTGGCTCTGCGGTAATTACAGGACGCTTTACCGCCCAACAAGCCAATGACTTAGGCGTGCAACTACGCGGTGGCGCATTACCCGTACCAGTCGAAATAGTTGAAAACCGTACCGTCGGGGCAACTTTAGGTAAAGATAGTATTCAACGCAGTATTTACGCTGGTATTGGCGGATTACTGTTAGTATTGGTTTTCATGTTAGTTTACTACCGATTACCAGGGTTAATTGCCGACTTTTCTTTGATTATCTATGCGCTCTTGACTTATGCCACCTTCGCTTTGCTAGGTATTACATTAACTCTCCCCGGTATTGCTGGGTTTATCCTCAGTATCGGTATGGCAGTTGATGCTAACGTCTTGATTTTTGAGCGTACTCGTGAAGAACTCCGTGCCGGTAAAACTTTATATCGTTCTGTAGAGTCAGGATTTTACCGAGCTTGGTCTAGTATTTTAGATAGTCATGTCACATCATTAATTTCTTGTGCAGCACTATTTTGGTTAGGAGCGGGTTTAGTTAAAGGCTTTGCTTTGACATTGGCGCTAGGTTTAGGAGTGAATTTATTTACTGCCATTACTTGTAGTCGCACACTGCTATTTTTAACATTGGGATTTCCCAACTTACGGAAGCCAGAGTTATTTTGTCCCAATCTCTCAACGTCAATTAAGTCTGGTGCGGAGGTGCAGTCATGA
- a CDS encoding L-threonylcarbamoyladenylate synthase, which produces MTQVFLADLIIGAHAGVLVSFPTDTVPALATIPEKAGLIFAAKQRSHDKPLILMAANAEDLWPYVKGSKKEYKVWQEVAEKYWPGGLTLVLPASDRIPKVMNPIDPTTIGIRVPKSAIAQTILAQTGPLATTSANFSGQPPLQTIAEIEAQFPQVLTLATTECQGETTGMGIPSTVAKWTGINWQILRQGAIKLDISSDN; this is translated from the coding sequence ATGACGCAAGTTTTCCTCGCAGACCTTATAATTGGCGCACACGCTGGTGTTTTGGTGAGCTTTCCTACAGATACAGTTCCCGCACTTGCGACGATACCAGAAAAAGCCGGGTTAATTTTTGCAGCTAAACAACGCAGTCACGATAAACCTCTGATTTTGATGGCTGCTAATGCTGAAGATTTATGGCCTTATGTTAAAGGTAGTAAGAAAGAGTATAAGGTTTGGCAAGAAGTAGCTGAGAAATATTGGCCAGGAGGACTGACATTAGTTTTGCCAGCTTCAGATCGCATCCCAAAAGTTATGAACCCCATCGATCCAACCACAATTGGTATCCGAGTACCAAAGAGTGCGATCGCTCAAACTATTTTGGCGCAAACTGGCCCCCTTGCTACCACTAGCGCTAATTTTTCTGGTCAGCCGCCTTTACAAACGATCGCAGAAATTGAGGCTCAGTTTCCCCAAGTTTTGACTCTAGCAACGACAGAATGCCAGGGTGAAACAACTGGAATGGGTATACCTTCCACCGTTGCGAAATGGACAGGCATAAATTGGCAGATTTTGCGGCAAGGCGCGATTAAGTTAGATATTTCAAGTGACAACTAG
- a CDS encoding type II toxin-antitoxin system HicA family toxin, translating to MAKLRVLSAREVCRILEENGFVQVRQRGSHIIMQMQTEDSTITVPIPNYEELRIGTLRSIIRQSGLPRVLFEVK from the coding sequence TTGGCTAAACTGCGTGTTCTTTCTGCTAGAGAAGTCTGCCGCATTCTGGAAGAGAACGGCTTTGTACAAGTTCGCCAGCGTGGTAGTCACATAATCATGCAGATGCAAACCGAAGACTCAACAATTACAGTTCCTATCCCCAACTACGAAGAATTACGCATCGGTACTTTGCGATCTATAATTCGTCAGTCAGGATTACCTCGTGTTTTATTTGAAGTTAAATAA
- a CDS encoding DUF4870 domain-containing protein — MYDTDKRKLLSALSHGAIFFSTTVVSVGIPIAILLVSDDPVVKENAKESINFHFNVWLYGGILGALFFLFGWLVLPLLLLGPLAGLGYLLHWGLTIWALIGVFSNPDLPFRYPYIFRVF; from the coding sequence ATGTACGACACAGACAAGCGAAAGCTTCTATCAGCCTTGTCGCATGGAGCGATTTTTTTCAGCACAACAGTGGTATCTGTAGGTATACCGATCGCCATACTGCTTGTATCTGACGATCCTGTTGTTAAAGAAAACGCTAAAGAATCTATCAATTTCCACTTTAATGTCTGGCTTTATGGAGGGATTTTAGGAGCGCTGTTTTTCCTATTCGGCTGGTTAGTCTTACCTCTATTATTATTAGGGCCATTAGCTGGTCTGGGATATCTATTGCATTGGGGATTAACAATTTGGGCGCTCATCGGCGTTTTCAGCAATCCTGATCTACCCTTCCGTTATCCCTATATTTTCCGAGTTTTTTAA
- a CDS encoding type II toxin-antitoxin system HicB family antitoxin, whose translation MKQTTQFTAIIEREKNGYVSLCPELDIASQGDTIEEARNNLIEALELFFETADPSEIKQRLHTEVFVTRLEVNIG comes from the coding sequence ATGAAGCAAACAACACAATTCACTGCTATCATTGAACGCGAAAAGAATGGCTATGTATCCCTCTGTCCCGAACTCGATATCGCCAGCCAAGGTGACACAATTGAAGAGGCACGGAATAACCTAATTGAGGCATTAGAATTATTTTTTGAGACAGCAGATCCTTCTGAAATTAAGCAAAGGTTGCACACAGAAGTTTTTGTTACACGCCTAGAGGTAAATATTGGCTAA
- a CDS encoding alpha-ketoacid dehydrogenase subunit beta, protein MAETLFFNALREAIDEEMARDSSVFVLGEDVGHYGGSYKVTKDLYQKYGELRILDTPIAENSFTGMAVGAAMTGLRPIIEGMNMGFLLLAFNQISNNAGMLRYTSGGNFKIPMVIRGPGGVGRQLGAEHSQRLETYFQAVPGLKIVACSTPRNAKGLLKSAIRDDNPVLFFEHVLLYNLKEDLPEEEYLLPLDKAEVVRQGKDVTIITYSRMRHHVLQAVKTLEKQGYDPEVIDLISLKPLDFDTIGASVRKTHKVIVVEESMRTAGIGAEVIASINDRLFDELDAPVLRLSSQDIPTPYNGNLERLTIIQPEQIVEAVEKMVALRV, encoded by the coding sequence ATGGCAGAAACACTATTTTTCAACGCCCTACGGGAAGCCATTGATGAAGAAATGGCGCGTGACTCTAGCGTATTCGTCCTCGGTGAAGACGTAGGACACTACGGCGGTTCCTACAAAGTTACCAAAGACCTGTACCAAAAATATGGCGAACTCCGCATTTTAGACACCCCCATCGCCGAAAACAGCTTTACTGGGATGGCAGTAGGAGCAGCGATGACTGGGTTACGTCCCATCATCGAAGGCATGAACATGGGCTTTTTATTGCTCGCTTTCAACCAAATATCCAACAACGCTGGGATGTTGCGCTATACTTCAGGCGGCAACTTTAAAATTCCGATGGTTATTCGCGGCCCTGGAGGTGTGGGAAGGCAGCTAGGTGCGGAACATTCCCAACGATTAGAAACTTACTTCCAAGCTGTGCCAGGGTTGAAGATTGTTGCTTGCTCCACACCAAGAAACGCCAAAGGACTACTAAAATCAGCTATCCGCGATGATAACCCCGTGTTGTTCTTTGAACACGTTTTGCTTTACAACTTGAAAGAAGATTTACCAGAAGAAGAATATTTACTACCTTTAGATAAAGCCGAAGTTGTGCGTCAAGGTAAAGATGTCACAATTATCACTTATTCTCGGATGCGGCATCATGTGCTGCAAGCGGTAAAAACACTTGAAAAACAAGGATACGATCCAGAAGTTATTGATTTAATATCCCTCAAACCATTAGATTTTGATACAATTGGGGCATCAGTACGCAAAACCCACAAAGTCATTGTGGTGGAAGAATCCATGCGAACTGCGGGTATCGGAGCAGAAGTCATCGCCTCAATAAACGATCGCCTATTCGATGAATTAGATGCGCCAGTCCTGCGGCTTTCTTCCCAAGATATCCCCACACCTTACAACGGCAATCTCGAACGGCTAACAATCATCCAACCAGAGCAAATAGTAGAAGCTGTGGAAAAAATGGTAGCGTTGCGAGTTTAG